The following are from one region of the Epinephelus fuscoguttatus linkage group LG11, E.fuscoguttatus.final_Chr_v1 genome:
- the LOC125897604 gene encoding proline-rich protein 2-like, which translates to MGGARRWRQPDPGAARPPAPMDSRPGGPEGNPTGHHPTPPPKQLQRQAPAMVPTWATPPAANRPPAEGRGAPPGRTDDRPHPAPPEPRRAGAQANPQPRQYPPRPPQTQSRTPSPSDPPPTAGRTQTGRPTLHSTRTPPAGSTQPPHQAPQPRGGPRARPRAGERSREGRGGTGRGGREPTYPVPPGAETAPQGGPAMPPQAQGARGDPATPRHTGRAVQTHPLPRETARPRNPPQSQGAGPDSRGRRCT; encoded by the coding sequence ATGGGAGGGGCTAGAAGGTGGCGCCAACCAGACCCCGGCGCCGCGAGGCCCCCAGCGCCCATGGACAGCAGGCCAGGCGGGCCCGAAGGAAACCCAACGGGCCACCACCCAACCCCGCCCCCCAAGCAACTGCAGCGTCAGGCCCCCGCAATGGTCCCGAcctgggccacaccgcccgcagcAAATCGACCCCCAGCAGAAGGACGAGGCGCGCCACCAGGGCGCACGGACGACAGGCCCCACCCAGCCCCCCCCGAACCCCGACGCGCAGGAGCACAGGCCAACCCGCAACCCCGCCAGTACCCCCCCAGACCGCCACAGACCCAAAGCCGGACCCCCAGCCCATCCGACCCGCCCCCCACCGCCGGCCGCACACAAACGGGCAGGCCCACACTGCACAGCACCAGAACACCCCCCGCGGGCAGCACCCAGCCCCCACACCAGGCCCCCCAGCCCAGGGGAGGACCCCGGGCCCGCCCGAGGGCGGGAGAGAGGAGCCGGGAGGGACGGGGAGGgacggggagaggggggagggagccCACCTACCCCGTACCACCAGGGGCGGAAACAGCCCCCCAGGGGGGACCGGCCATGCCGCCCCAGGCCCAGGGAGCACGAGGAGACCCCGCCACCCCCAGGCACACAGGGCGAGCAGTCCAGACGCACCCGCTCCCAAGGGAAACTGCCCGGCCCCGCAATCCCCCACAGAGCCAGGGAGCAGGCCCGGATTCAAGGGGGAGAAGGTGCACCTAA